AGAAGGTAAAAAGACTCCATGAATGTATATACTTTCTATAGTTCAATACATATTTCTATTATGTTATTAATTCATGTGCTTTGGGCACAGATTCAAGCAACAAGGCCTGGTGGAGCTCAAGATCTTGGATCGTTTGCGCAAGAAAGATCGGAACAACCACTTCAATGTCATCCACATGAAGGAGTGCTTTATGTTCCGTGACCACCTATGCATCACCTTTGAGCTCCAGGGGTAAGGCTAGTGGACGGCCGGGAAATGAATCTAAGAAAACTTCTCATTAGTTCACCACATGTGAGAAAGATGGTGACCAAAGATGATTAAGCCTCCAGAATAAGGTCAAAATAATCAACGGCAAAATGTATTCAAGAATTGGCACTTTAAtactgtaatgtaatgtgacatttaaaaaaaagaaatcacttAGCTTTAGTGGTCTAGAGGAAAACCAAAATACATTGGCTAAATGGATATTGATgacgtgttgttgttgttttattagAGCACTTAGCACATCTGATGTGACTATATACTGTACCTTTAAAGAGccacttgtttttttcccccatgatTTCAGAGATAACCTCCATGAGACTATGAAGAAGAACCGCTATAAGGGCTTCAGCCAAGCCACAGTGCGTCGCTTCACTCACTCCATCCTTAAGTGCCTGCAGATGCTTCATCATGAGAAGATAATCCACTGTGACCTAAAGCCGGTATGTTATCATTGCTCCCCATCCATctgcttgaaaaaaaaatgtttgcatgATGCAGAATGTCCTGCCATTACTGTTCATGATCTCAATGCTGAGTTGATGGGTGTTTGTTGCAGGAGAACATCGTTGTCACCCAGAACGGCTCGCAGAACATCAAAGTGATCGATTTTGGATCTAGTTGCTTCGATCatgagagaggtgtgtgaggCACAGCCCTTCCCTGTTCGTCCTCTTCATCATCCCCACAGTCTAGTCTCCCTCTCATCTCACCACTTACCTCTGGGCCTTCTTGTCTGCAGTGTACTCTTACATCCAGAGCCGCTTCTACCGCTCCCTTGAGATCATCCTGGGCTGCAGCTATGGCATAGAGATTGATATGTGGAGCCTTGGCTGCATCATTGCGGAGCTGTACACCGGCTTTCctggagagaatgagaaggaCCAGCTTGCCCTCATCATGGAGGTACTGTCTAACAATTGTTCCGTGTATGTAACGCAGGTTCTCTATTTTGTGAATGAGTGCAGCAGTTGCACGTCATGATCGTtgaggtgtgtttgtgcctcAGGTGCTGGGAGTGCCTCCGGAGGAGATGCTTCAGACTTCGCCTAGGACGAAAAAGTGTTTTGGTGAGTTCCTGATATCAGGTGCAGTCATGCTACAGGACATGACCTGAGGAGAAGATGGCCCCATGAGAGTTTGTCCCCATGTAAACTATGAGCCTTTTCTCCCCCAGAGCCTAATGACAAACCAAGGCCCTACACCAATACCAAGGGCAAGACCAGAAAAACTGGCTCCAAAGATCTGGCCAGCATTCTGAAGACCTCTGATCCACTCTTTCTGGACTTCATCAGGGGCTGCCTTGCGTATGTATCAGTGCAGTACAAAACATAGAATCCAAAATGAGACATGGTAAacatagggcaacacagggcAGACATAGGGTAGACTGAGGGATATGGTGGCATTTGTAATTTAGCCATAGTGGGTAGTGGTAGTTGATATTGTTTTCATTATGGCTGTCTGTTTAATTGCGCTTAGACTGGCCTTGGTGTCGTGAGTTTTTAGAGGGGGTGGTGTTTTTAAGTGTAGCTGGACTAAGTAGATTCTTAACGTTAGCTTTACTGAActcaactgttttttttctggagCTGCGTCCGCACTTGCTGTAAGTTTTAATTGTATGGGAGTCTCGTGTTGTTAAGGgatttgtttatgtagttgtCATAGTTACAAGTTGGTAAACTAGTTATTAGCCGTAGTGGGTAGTGGTAGTTGATATTGTTTTCATTACGGCTGTCTGTTTAATTGCGCTTAGACTGGCCTTGGTGTCGTGAGTTTTTAGAGGGGGTGGTTTTCCGCGTGATCAATTAGGACTAGCATTTAAAGTGGTTATTGTGCTGGAGCGTCAGCGGAGGCGTCAGCGCTCGTGTGCAGCCATCCTCGTGTGAAGACTTACTCGTGTCAAGACTAATCGAGTCTACCTGCGACGAGTCCACAAGCAAGGCACCTCTCAGATAAGTTTCACTCTTGTCTCACCTTGTCTTGTTAGCTGACAATCCTTCTAATAATGTGCCTTCAACATATCCCTGTATCCGGTCAGGTTAATAAGCGTACTGGTGTTGAAAGGCAACAATCAGTTCAGCAGGCTTTTCCTACTTTTTCTGTAGGGTTGTGGAATTGCCAATCTGCAGTGAATAAAGCGGACTTCATTCCTGCTCTGGCCTCACAGTTATCGCTTCAATTGCTTGCGCTTACAGAGACGTGGATTAGGCCGGAGAATACGGCCATGCCTGCAGTGTTGTCGACCAGTTATGCTTTTTCGCATACCAGTCGTTCGTCTGGTAGAGGAGGCGGGACAGGCTTTCTCGTCTCTGATGATTGGAGGTTTACACAGTTGCTGCCTGCTCAGGTCCACAACTCGTTTGAATATCATGCCATCATGATAACTGAGCCATACAAATTATACTTGGTGGTTATTTATCGCCCTCCAGGACAACTTGGGAACTTTGTGAACGAGTTGGACATTCTACTGTCTGCTATTCCAATGGATGCATGCCCATTATTAATCCTTGGCgattttaatattcatttgGATAACTCGTCTTCAATTGACTTCCTGTCCTTACTCTCCTCATTTAATATCACACGTGTCCACAGTGCTCCTACTCACAAGGCTGGTAAAGATCTTGATTTAATTCTGGTACGTAACTGTAATACAGACAACGTTTTGGTTAATCCATTACATGTATCGGATCATCACTTTATCAGATTCTCTGTGCGTCTCCTGGATAACCCAGCAGCTCCTCCTCCGATAATTTCGTTCCGGCGTAATCTCAGAAGCCTCTCAAGCGACCATTTTGCAACATTAGTAACATCTGCTTTACCTACTCCTAGCTCATTCTTGGCACTTGAGGTTAATGACGCTACAGAGACTCTCTGCT
This portion of the Alosa sapidissima isolate fAloSap1 chromosome 22, fAloSap1.pri, whole genome shotgun sequence genome encodes:
- the LOC121697668 gene encoding dual specificity tyrosine-phosphorylation-regulated kinase 4-like — translated: MVSGRPYQQHHLGTFPHLENKPVCRNPLKTSSHKDILPRIAPVIHNTPPVIPPPSADDRPRTSKFRSKVENLPECVNSRTSAGHYNGAKSLPLTPREALKIFRDKLSEFEQEEIINFPEIYFLGLDAQKIEAIKGAPQNNGFDDENGMYIKVLHDHLQYRYEVLEVIGKGSFGQVLKCMDHKTKELVAVKILRNKRRFKQQGLVELKILDRLRKKDRNNHFNVIHMKECFMFRDHLCITFELQGDNLHETMKKNRYKGFSQATVRRFTHSILKCLQMLHHEKIIHCDLKPENIVVTQNGSQNIKVIDFGSSCFDHERVYSYIQSRFYRSLEIILGCSYGIEIDMWSLGCIIAELYTGFPGENEKDQLALIMEVLSNNCSVYVTQVLYFVNECSSCTS